A single genomic interval of Lathyrus oleraceus cultivar Zhongwan6 chromosome 7, CAAS_Psat_ZW6_1.0, whole genome shotgun sequence harbors:
- the LOC127105526 gene encoding uncharacterized protein LOC127105526 has protein sequence MMMTMMGFKSVNLIYYALFLTILVNVNASIHHYNNEPFTHRSNAFFFHAGTEAIFSSSSSFIRFETMSFNRPRESVISYGQMQTHTGLVEAIILEVKDKNRIGGFYFNPKSDLICCTPDLAKEYNCNVGEVIIHNNPDNPDFPKRIKTFFRGISEVAHMDLQTVEINATGMYYLYFMFCDPNLKGTTVTGKTVWRNPNGYLPGKMAPLMTLYGFMSLAYLLLGLLWFLRFLQFWKEKDIIHVHLHYHITAVIALGMCEMALWYFEYANFNVTGSRPMGITIWAVTFTSVKKTLSRLLLLVVSMGYGVVRATLGAQGVAHRVVLLRVMHFVACETFELVEHLGNINDFSGKSKLLLVLPVVCLDSCFILWIFSSLSKTLEKLQAITNFTSFPYSSVLFYDCNNNQLTTATNLCLGCVSFLGKK, from the exons ATGATGATGACGATGATGGGGTTCAAGAGTGTGAACTTGATCTATTATGCACTCTTTCTTACCATTCTTGTAAACGTCAATGCTTCAATTCATCACTACAACAACGAACCCTTCACTCACCGTTCCAACGCTTTCTTCTTCCACGCTGGAACAGAAGCTATCTTCTCCTCTTCTTCGTCTTTCATCAG GTTCGAAACAATGTCGTTCAACAGACCCAGAGAATCTGTTATCTCCTATGGCCAAATGCAAACCCATACTGGTCTTGTTGAAGCAATTATTCTTGAAGTTAAAGACAAAAACAGAATCGGTGGGTTCTATTTTAATCCCAAGTCTGATTTAATTTGTTGTACCCCTGATCTTGCTAAAGAATATAACTGTAATGTTGGTGAAGTTATCATTCATAATAATCCTGATAATCCTGACTTTCCCAAACGGATCAAAACCTTCTTCCGAGGAATCAGTGAAGTTGCTCATATGGATCTTCAAACTGTTGAAATCAATGCTACTGGGATGTATTATCTTTACTTCATGTTTTGTGATCCTAACCTGAAAGGGACTACTGTTACAGGAAAAACTGTATGGAGAAATCCTAATGGTTATCTTCCTGGTAAAATGGCACCTCTTATGACCCTTTACGGTTTCATGTCTTTGGCTTATCTGTTACTTGGTCTTCTATGGTTTTTGAGGTTTCTTCAGTTTTGGAAAGAGAAGGATATTATTCATGTTCACCTTCACTACCACATTACTGCTGTTATTGCTCTTGGAATGTGTGAGATGGCTTTATGGTATTTTGAGTATGCCAATTTCAATGTTACTGGTAGTAGGCCTATGGGAATTACCATATGGGCGGTTACTTTCACCTCTGTTAAGAAGACACTTTCGAGGCTGCTTCTGCTTGTTGTATCTATGGGATATGGTGTTGTTCGTGCTACACTTGGCGCGCAAGGGGTTGCCCATAGAGTTGTGCTTCTTAGGGTGATGCACTTTGTTGCATGTGAAACGTTTGAGCTTGTTGAGCATTTGGGGAACATCAATGACTTCTCTGGGAAATCTAAGTTGCTGTTGGTACTCCCTGTTGTTTGCCTTGACTCATGCTTCATTCTATGGATCTTCTCTTCCTTGTCTAAAACCTTGGAGAAACTGCAGGCAATTACCAATTTCACTTCCTTTCCATATTCTTCAGTGCTGTTTTATGATTGTAATAATAACCAATTAACCACTGCCACTAATCTCTGTTTGGGTTGTGTTTCTTTTTTGGGAAAGAAATAG